CCCGAGCTTCGGCTTCGTCTCGCCGGTCAGCCCCACCGCAAGGTAGAGCCCGGCGAGGAGGATGCCGACGACCGCCAGTGCCCGCCACGGTCGCGGGGCGTTCGCTGGTGCCACTGCCGTCCTTCTTCCTCGGTGGTCGCTGCCCGCGCGCGCGTCAGGACCAGGTTGCTCGGGTCAGGCCTTCGCCGGTGCCGACTGCTCCGCGGACGGCCCGTGGGCGACCTCGTCCGCCGGCGCCTCCGCTGCCGGAGCGTCGACCGTCTCGGGCTCCCCGTCGGCCTCGTCCTCGTCGACGGGCGTGATCACCCGGGCGACGACCTGGGGCGAGAAGCGCGAGTGGACGCCGGGCGCGATCTCGAGCACGATCGCGTCGTCCTCGACCGCGACCACGGTCGCGAACATCCCGAACGTCGTCTGCACCTCGACTCCGGGCGCGACGTTGCGACGGTTCTCGGCGGCCTGCTTCGCGCGGTTGCGCTGCGGCCGGATGATGAACATGTAGAAGACGCCGACGAGCAGGATGATCGGCAGGAAGGCGCCGAGCGAGCTGCCGCCGCTGCTGTTCGAGTTCGCCGCAAGCGGGCCGAGCGCGGTCAGCACCGCACCGCCAGTGTGGATCACGGGTGTTGCCCTCCATCGGGGTGGCCGCGGGCCGCAACGCGACGGGCCATGGGAACCTCCGCCCCCGGCGTAC
The genomic region above belongs to Mycobacteriales bacterium and contains:
- the yajC gene encoding preprotein translocase subunit YajC; amino-acid sequence: MIHTGGAVLTALGPLAANSNSSGGSSLGAFLPIILLVGVFYMFIIRPQRNRAKQAAENRRNVAPGVEVQTTFGMFATVVAVEDDAIVLEIAPGVHSRFSPQVVARVITPVDEDEADGEPETVDAPAAEAPADEVAHGPSAEQSAPAKA